DNA from Podarcis muralis chromosome 13, rPodMur119.hap1.1, whole genome shotgun sequence:
GCTCCTGTGGAAGGGAGGCTTTCAAGCTTGGCCTTTTGATGCTAAGTCCAGAAGACTGGAAAGGAAAAGCCCTCCCTCTCTCTAAAAACAGGTGCAGAAGCCTGGTAGAAACAtgtgtaataaacaaaatctgcccttattcccttatgggggacacaagagcccttatagagaacgttgtaggttctccatcagtaggagaaaataacagaggccaaccagagaatattgagaagcaaagcagctagtaagcctgatctttattgaactgttgcaacagggtgctcccctcacatgcagaaaaggtggaggacccagaacccaggtgtgcctgcccttatatagacattttaaattccctgctctggagctcaagaccacccctccatacatcatacatacatcacagaaaaggcggtctacaacagaaatttgaatgttgttgtttttcctgtctgccaggttatctgataatgccttatctgattgcctttcctggtagtctggccatttctttgagatggtgattacccaattcctgagacaatgggaaggttccctcactccctccctccttgcagagaaaacatttggtcagtttgggagtcaaaatggttccagggcggtcttcctgtgctgctccagacatgtggtccacatatctatgtacgtgcttggttggtacattttatgaacatttattaaaatataagaccttaacatttttatttcacaTGTCAGATGACAGCGAGAGGCCTAAGTAGGCCTGGAACGTGAGCTTCGGTTGCAGGATGGGGCAAgcgagggctgtagctcagggggaCAGCCTCTGCTTCCCAGGCAGAAGGtattgggttcaatccccagcatccccaGGTATGGGTGGGAGCATCCCTGTTTGACAATCTGGAGACTGAGGAGACAGTATTGACAATACTGAGGAGAAGGTGCTGTGGTCTACGCCACTGAGCCTCTCTTgtgcttgctgattagaaggttggcggttcgaatccctgcaacagagtgagctcctgttgctcagtcctagctcctgccagcctagcagttcgaaagcacaccagtgcaagtagataaatagataccgctgcagcgggaaggtaaatggtgtttccgtgcactctggtttccgccacagtgtcccgttgcaccagaagcagtttagccatgctgaccacatgacccggaaagctgtcagtggacaaacgctggctccctcggcctgaaagtgagatgagcaccgcaaccccatagtcgcctttgactggacttaactgtccaggtgccattttcctttacctttatggcggGCAGCAAGATGTGAAGCAAGACAAAAGCTTGGGATAGTTTCTAGCCATGATTTATAACCAGCACTAGATTTATaaccagtgcaagaagataaataggtactgctgcggcaggaaggtaaatggtgtttccatgcgctctggtttccgtcacggtgtcccattgcgccagaagcagtttagtcatgctggccacgtgacccggaaaactgtctgtggacaaacgctggctccctcagcctgaaagcgagatgagcgccgcaaccctatagttgcctttgactggactcaactgtccaggagtcctttactgagctagatggatcaacagTTTGACTAAGTATAATTCAACTTCCTATGTACACCAACAGAGCAAAGTTCACACACAGGCAGCGAACTGAGGCTGTTTCCACACCTGAGGAACTTTTGCTCCAGCGAGAGCACTTTTCGAATTCAGTGGAGAGACGCTTTTAGAACGGACTTAAATCTTTAGCTCTGTTGATTAGAATGTTGCAGCAGCGCTTGAGCATCAGCTGCCAAATTGTTACACCTTTGCATGCGTTGGTAACCTAAAGCGGCCTTGACTACAGTACTGTTAACATGCCTTATGTGGGACTGTCCTTGTAAGTGGTTCAGAATCTGCAGCTACCGCTGAAGTTAGTGCCCAAGGAGAAGGTGACTGACAACAGGTTAATCCTCTGCTGAAAAAGCAGCACTgccttgttttctctctttcacaTACCTCTTTCCCTTCTGGTCCCTCTCTCTCTTAGGATCATGGCACACAGTTGGCCAAAACAGGGACTCTCTGCCGGCGAGGAAATGCGACATCATCAGGGCAGTCATCTGGGAGCCTTAGGTGAGATTGCATCAAGTAGAGGCATGAAGTCCTAGTTTGCCTTCTAGCGCAGCCAAGATTTCTTCTCAAAGATTGCCCTTCTGAAATatagtcctgtagtgatttcatgctctttattgcagcttgtaaaacagtgattgaattgccccccaaacctcaggcttttatatacattatttacacaatgagtcccgtctgattggctgattctgttTCCCTCCTGgagtctgattggtcttttcctgcaggccaatcagttgtagcattctaggatcctacttgcctattgttctaggatccaagcttagtacataacacctttGCTATCGCCTTCCTCCCCTTCCCAACACAACTGGAACCGAAACTCTTTCCATTAGGTGTTTTGCAGGccagctgttttggaccacaactcccatcagcccccatcagccggctggggctgatggtacttgtagtccaaaacatttaaagcaggcttcctcgacctcagccctctagatgtttttggcctacaactcccatgatccctagctagcaggaccagtggtcagggataatgggaactgtagtctcaaaacatctggagggccgaggttgaggaagcctgatctaaagtGTGCCAGGTTTTGTCTGCAATCCTAACCTGTCTGCTGGCAGAGAAGGAGGTCCACTGATTGGACAACATGCTTCATAAGCCAAAGCAAAGTAGATAAGAGAGGAAGATCAAGATAAACATTCAActcaaacttttttgttttttgtttttttaggagaAGTCAACGGATTCCAGAGCCAATACGGCCACCAGTTGTCCCAGAGGGCAAACCCTCCTCATCTGCTTCATCTTTGTCATCACTTAGGTACCATTTGTGAGATTAtatttcagcacaaaaggagaCAGGGTGTGGGTGGCAAAGACAAACTTAGGGAGAAAACTGGTGGCTACTTTTCTATGGAAAATGAAGATAAGTTCCTGTTCCAAGGGGTCTTCGGAGAGATCTGTTgcctttctacagtggtacctcgggttatatacgcttcaggttacagacgcttcaggttacagactccgctaacccagaaatagtgcttcaggttaagaactttgcttcaggatgagaacagaaatcacgcagcagctggaggccccattagctaaagtggtgcttcaggttaagaaaagtttcaggttaagaacggacctccggaatgaattaagtacttaacccgaggtaccacagtattttaAACGAACTGTTTCTCTAAAAGCATATAAATTAGCAAATGttatgctctctctttttttggggtgATGCCCAAGTGAGCACCCTAACCCTGGCCAGTGTGTGGCTGGCTGTGACCTAGAAGGTTGTGGTTTGACCCCACACAGGAACGggtgtgggcaggattcctgcatttcagggggttggactagatggccctcggtgtcccttccatctctacaggtTCTACGGAATTCAGAGCTGGGAACTTGGAACCTAGCTCCTATTCCAACCTGCTCCTCTCAGCTCAGGGGAGGGCAGCTGCAGATTTGGGCTTCTCACCAGCTTGTTTCCTTCCAAGGCAAGCAAGCTGTCTTATACTTAGCTGCATCACTGGTCCACCGAGCTTAGTatttgtctacactggctggttgCAGCTTTCTAGCTTTTTAAACTGGGAGTCctgcctggggattgaaccagggacctttggTGTGCAAAGCACGATGCTCTACCGCTCAGCCACGGCTCCAGACAACAGATGGTGAAATGACTTGCCTCTCAGACCTTCTTAGCTTTGTTTGGGCTCCACAAAATGACGCTTTTAATCTTGCTCCACAACATAAGGCAATGGAAGCCTGCAGCTGAAACATCTGAGACTGCTGGGATGGGGCGTGCCATTTTGAAACATCCCCCATTGCAACATCTACAGTGCAGCAACGAAAGTAAAGATCTACCTGAGCCCAGCAGGGTGAAAGCATCTAGCTCAGCCTCCCCTCTCTAGCGTCAAGAAATGGTCTTTCCTTCTTGTATCATCAGCTCAGGCGTCTTCTGTGCTGACCCTCCACTAGGAAAGGACCtggggcttccagatgttgttggactccaactcccatcagccccaaccagcatgggcaatgatcagtgatgatgggagctgtagtccaacaacatccacaaGGCCAAAAGGTTCCCAATCCCTGCCCAGGGGCAGTGTACCTTAAATTCACCTAAATCTTCCTCCTTTGAATGTCACTGCAGCCCCACAGAAGCTATGGAGAAGACTGGTATGATCGCATCTACTGAACCACCTCCACCGCCTACGCTCTCGCCTTTTCCTCCACCGGCAGAGGCAAGTgatgttcttcctcctcctcttccagaagATCTGTTGCCACCGCCGCCACCTTTTGCAGTCAGCGATGTCACCCCAGGTAAGgctgcctcctccttctttttcaaAGCCAGAACAAAACTGAACTCAAAATTAGCTGGGGTAGTTGCATGCCTGGCTTTATATACCCCACAAGTGCAGGCCTGTGGAATTGGCTTCAGAACCCACATAGCTGAGTACACTTTCCAGGACACCCTGAGTTCAGGCAGAGGCAGTAGTTGCCGGGGGAAATGAATAGAGGAGTCCGATTGCATCCCTGTTCTGCTTCCCAGAGTCCTTTGGTTGGTCACGGTGTGACCTGAAATGCTaaatgttatgtattcagtggtctatgtttgcctgagcttgagcctggactaaggattctgagctcctgtgttctgattggATACACGATGTCCAGTcaaagaacatttcaggatttgggcctctgccattggcccttgaactcttgaGTCGTGATTCGCGGCTtcgaagtttagacagccaatcgcgttgggagtgggagtggcccaggctttcaggaatgtatataagcagttgctttgcccctgtttcccagttatgtagttcaataaaaggttcttgcCGTTATCGCtatgtcttgcctcgtgggaacccacctacacttcacttCACTAAGCATATTCCTCTGAGTGAGTGTGATGCCGTTTCAATGCACTTCTCTCCTCATTATGGCAAGGAGGCATGGAAGGCCAAGCACACAggaacacattttttattttatttgtttgtgaaagagtcagtagtgtgtgtgtgtgtttgcttgcagACCTTGATTTTCCAATGACCCCTCCACCGTTGGACGCCTCTAATTTGGAGCAGCTGGTGCCTCCGCTCCTTCCCCCTCCGCCACCCCCAGAGAAATTGCCATGGGCCCCCGACACCTATCTGGAAAAAGGTACCTTGCTAAATATAAGACAACTCCTGGAGTCGGCTACCAGGGCATTCGGTTCGCATTCTGACAATGAGCACTGATATGTTTGGGGGTCTAAACCACCTGAAACCATCTGCTGTGCACAcacttacctgtaatcccaggtGTTTGACTAGCCTTTGACCTAGTCagcagtagggctgggcaatatctggttgtgatatattgccagctaaacattgtgatatactgatatatcacaatgtctgaaataaggatggaactgtgtagaggcattgactggcttcagggtttcccccgcattgtgatttttttgcATAGCACAGACATCATGATTcgtaatatattgccaggtcaaaaactatgaaactgaTATTTTAATATGgatttcaaaccggttttggaccatgtattgatatatcgcccagccctgttCCGCAATGAGGACTATGCAATTCTGCAAGACTCTTTATTTGCCTGCATTTTCTCTGTTCTGCACAAATGTTGTGCTTCTCTGCTTACCACTACAGTGGATTTCTCCTCTGTTCCTTTTTAATCTGCATTTCTGTTTAGAAAGCCCTATATTGGGGCTTTCtaaataggggacgcgggtggcgctgtggtctaagccactgagcctagggcttgccgatcggaaggtcggcggttcgaatccctgtgacagggtgagctcctgttgctcggtcctagctcctgccaacctagcagttcgaaagcacgtcaaagtgcaagtagataaataggtaccagtctggcgggaaggtaaacggacaataaagcaagatgagtgctgcaaccccagagttgttcgtgactggacttaactgtcaggggtcctttacctttacctttatattggggCTGTACAAAGACATTTGAGTCCCTGAGGTTTAACATTTGAGTCCCCGAGGTTTAAAATCCAACTTGTATATACTgtcgtacctcggctcctgaatgccttgggagtctaACATTCCAGCTCCTAAACAATCGTAAAGCGGAAgtcagtgttccggttttcgaatgttcttttggaagccgaacgtctgacggggcttctgcggtttccaatcagaagctgcgctttggtttccaaatgtttcggaagtcgaacagacttccagaatggattctgtttgacttccgaggtacgactgtactaacaGGTCTGCTGGGAAGCTCTAATGCGTGAGCCCCATTGAGAAACACCTATCCATCTATCTGATTAGTTTTCTCGTGGAGCTCCTGTTAATTTGCACAGGGCCACGGCAGAACTTCCCAGTGGACTGGCCTTTTGCTTTCCACCCGCCATCCTCAACAGCACCAAGCCTCTGCTGTTTATGCCATTCAGTGAATGCCATGGGTGACATGTATCCTATTGACCGGATGATCCCCAAATTGCCATTCCCAGGTTCCCTTCCTTCCGTAAATGCGTTTCGGGACTGgtgattttttttgcttttcattgctgacctcctttcccccttctcttccccttTGCCTTCAGTGGTGACCCTCTACCCTTATACTCAGCAGCAGGAACAAGAACTCTCGTTCGCAGAGGGGACTGTTATTTACGTGACACGAAGATACTCAGATGGCTGGTGTGAGGGGGTGACAAGTGATGCAAAGGGATTGTTCCCAGGGAACTATGCGGAGCCTTTGCCATGAAGGAAGCAGAACGGATGctggagattattattattatttttaaaatgcagatactTAAAATGTGAGATCTGGTGAAGACTGACTACTCTGTTCTTGGTCTCATAGAAGGAAACTTGGGTGGAAGTTGGTGTGTTGGCATATCAACAGCcatatttccctcccaccccacttcATGCTAGCCAGGCTGAAGTAATAGCTAGGAGGGGGGCATTTAAGAATATCAGAGCATCCTCATCACCTCAATTGATTGGAATGCAGAGATGTTGGGTTAAATATCTGCTGTGGttcctctctcttctcctcctctACAAAGTCTGTGCAACAGCTGTGCTAAGtgtgtgcaatcctatacacacttaggCGGGAGATTGTCCTGTTGAACTCCAAGGGGCCGAGTTCCGATTTGACACGTACAGgattgcaacccgcagcagctgTTTCTGAAGCAACGATTGCCTCATCGTCATCAACACCATCACTTAACACTGTCTCAGTTTTAGTGTAACACTGTGATGCATCCACTCTGCCTGCCCTGAGTATCCCATGTGTGGATACTCTTATATTTCCATAGCGTCATTGTTATACTGCTGTTACTTTAATTGATTTTAAAGCCAGTTCTGTAATATACGTGCAACGGAAAGGTtgggcatgggggtgggggtggggatacagCATAAATGAATGAAAGCTTAGCTCCCTGCATTGAGAAAAGCATCTGCAAAGTGCTTTGGAGGAGGCTAGGTACGTTGcgctgccctgctcctgccagctggTGGCGCTCTTTGGATTTCatggtctagaccaggggtcggcaaggtttaccttgccttggccggttcactccagcggagacccctctgtgggccagattgcacgatttccagtgtctgtgtctgcgcagatgctATTTCCGGCGCTGCGAAAGCAAATCCCTGTGCCGTGCTGTGCCAGTTTAGTGCAGTGCGCAGGGACTCACTGAGTGGGCGGcttggttcgggggtggctcgtgggccggttaaacgaccctgTGGGTCGCTTGTGGCTGACTCCTGGTTTAgattctagagcagcctttctcaacctgtgggtccccagatgttgttggactacaactcccatcacccctagctagcaaggccagagctcagggatgatgggagttgtagtccaacaacatctggggacccacaggttgagaaaggctgctctagagggaAGGTAGAAGCTACTTGACTAGATACTCGCAAAAGAAACATTCTCTTCCAGTAGTGAACACTGAATTTCTGTCATTCCCATTTGAGATGTTGGGTGGCATTTGTGCACCCAAATgtctgtcagggactggttggatgaggaagaatggtggaatcTGCCCAATCAAGAGCTCCCCAGGGAAGGCGCAGAGGAAGAGGATTTTGACCCTGGGCCTGGTAGTGGGACACGGGACACACCTGAGGAGGGGACAAGTTGGGAAGTGCTAGAAACAGGGTGCTTGAGGGATAGTGAAGAGACCGGAAAGAACGAGgagttttccattttggatgTAGGCACCAACAGCGATGACAGAGGGGAGGCGGACCTTGCAGTTCTCTCTTGGGGCCATTCTGACAGCTTCTTTGCTGAAAGCTTTCAACCCCCCCCTCCACAATCCTAGAACGTGATGtttattgcaggcataggcaaactcggccctccagatgctttggaactacaattcccatcatccctgaacactggtcctgttagctagggatcatgggagttgtagtcccaaaacacctggagggccgagtttgcctatgcctggtttattgCATGTTGCCAAGCGAGTGGCGAGCCAGGCAGACACAAAGGGAGTCCATTGGAGCTCACCGTAGCCAAAGATCACAGCGAGAGGGGCCTGACAGTGGGCTagggagcagtggcgtagtgtgggttgtcagtacccggggcaaggcaagtaatttgcgccccctaacccgtggatttgcgccccctaacctgtggatttgccctaaccccagatgttgcgcccggtgcgcccggccccccctgcaccccccacgctacgccactgctagggAGTAAAGGAGGGGCTACAAGCCCATCTGAACAACTGCTTCATTAATACTGGAGCAACCTTTAGTAATCTCTGTGCTTTCTTTTCCTTAATGAAGAAACTAACTGCACGTTCACGAagcgcgcctctctctctctctctctctctctctctccgagacTTGCGAATGACCTGCTCTGCCTGTCAGCTCTCTGACAGAGTCCATGTTGACTGCAGCTCATGGATCATCAGAGCGGTTTGTCCATCACTCCTGACACCCATTAATGCAGAGACAGAGAACTAAGGGCACTGCAGGTGttggaactcccatcagccccagtcagcgggGGCAAGGCAGAAGCAGTTTGCCCCCTTTCGCCAAAATGAGAAAGTGCAGTCCTGCCCTACCTcagcctcccttacctgggttgtGTGGTGGAGGCAGTGCAGGGACTGCCTTTGaggcttccgctgcctgaggcagctgcttcagcttgcctcatgggtgggccaggtTCTGGGGCAAAGGATGCTGGGAGATGCAgttgagcaacatctgaagggtgccaTGTTGTGTAGTCCTAGGCCTTcacaggaggagggggagctgGTTCTAAGGGTCTGGGCTGTGAAGGGCCTAGCAATTGTGCTTTTCGCACGCGCTGTGGTTAAAAAGGCGTTGTGGACAGGGATGAATATCTGTCGACGTGACGAGACAAGAATATGTATGACTTAACCACCGATGCCATTAAAAGGAAGCTGTGGGCCTGAGAATGAAGAGAGGAACTGAAGGGCTGGAAATATAGAAGTGGCTTAAGATGCTGGTTAAGGTTATGTGCGCGTCAGTGGCTTCAAACACAGTGAGgttgtttcttcctcc
Protein-coding regions in this window:
- the ABI3 gene encoding ABI gene family member 3, with amino-acid sequence MSELQQLMQNAIPSARGTLKDNYSNLLKVADYCESNYEEAKDKRKALEETMAFATQSLASVAYQISNLASDILKTMDLQLAEVRQVEAKVCSIAQVVEMHMEKVSRREIGALSVCKRFPHQQKIIPPSHVEPLEAYYRKPLNFNSLDDIGHGIKDHGTQLAKTGTLCRRGNATSSGQSSGSLRRSQRIPEPIRPPVVPEGKPSSSASSLSSLSPTEAMEKTGMIASTEPPPPPTLSPFPPPAEASDVLPPPLPEDLLPPPPPFAVSDVTPDLDFPMTPPPLDASNLEQLVPPLLPPPPPPEKLPWAPDTYLEKVVTLYPYTQQQEQELSFAEGTVIYVTRRYSDGWCEGVTSDAKGLFPGNYAEPLP